One genomic segment of Pseudonocardia sp. T1-2H includes these proteins:
- a CDS encoding CoA transferase — translation MSLTERIAATVETPATDDAFDIHAALDELLAGIGLTSSDAGGRITFAGADPVVPSPLRLGGAAALALVAKSVAVAALHRMRGGPGQDVTTDVRVAPHRLCPFYDRRWELLNGYPASSPSNPTPAFGFVFHPTADGRWVMPLNGYPKLKVAAQKLLNVPDDPAAVAAAIARWDGAELEQAGAEAGIVMPLIRTPQEFLATEQHRDVLAHTPLIEITRIGESAPEPLPPGAAQPLDGIRALGMGHVIAGAGVGRTLALHGADALNIWRPDELEHDTTYITANVGVRSSTVHPRRPEGARLLRELLAGADVFYANRRPGYLSSIGFSAEEAAAVRPGIVHATNTLNGERGPWKDRVGFDQTAGSLTGMAHLEGGGGEPRLSPILVVNDYIVSWLTTAGVVAALRRRAVEGGSWKVHVSLTRVALWILELGVFDLDYARSVAGTGEEHAYLDPETFTADTPLGAYQGVTDQVRMSETPGRYRHILVPRGASRPAWL, via the coding sequence GTGAGCCTGACGGAGCGGATCGCGGCGACGGTCGAGACGCCCGCGACGGACGACGCCTTCGACATCCACGCCGCTCTCGACGAGCTGCTGGCCGGGATCGGGCTGACCTCGTCCGACGCCGGCGGACGGATCACCTTCGCCGGCGCGGACCCCGTCGTCCCGAGCCCGCTGCGTCTCGGCGGCGCGGCGGCGCTGGCGCTGGTGGCGAAGTCCGTCGCCGTCGCGGCGCTGCACCGGATGCGCGGCGGGCCCGGGCAGGACGTCACGACGGACGTGCGCGTCGCGCCGCACCGGCTCTGCCCGTTCTACGACCGGCGCTGGGAGCTGCTCAACGGCTATCCGGCGAGCTCGCCGTCGAACCCGACGCCGGCGTTCGGCTTCGTCTTCCATCCGACGGCGGACGGTCGTTGGGTGATGCCGCTGAACGGCTATCCCAAGCTCAAGGTCGCGGCCCAGAAGCTGCTGAACGTGCCCGACGACCCGGCGGCGGTGGCCGCGGCGATCGCGCGGTGGGACGGGGCGGAGCTGGAGCAGGCGGGCGCGGAGGCGGGCATCGTCATGCCGCTGATCCGCACGCCCCAGGAGTTCCTGGCCACCGAGCAGCACCGCGACGTACTGGCGCACACCCCGCTGATCGAGATCACGAGGATCGGCGAGAGCGCGCCCGAGCCGCTCCCCCCGGGCGCCGCGCAGCCGCTCGACGGGATCCGTGCGCTCGGAATGGGGCACGTCATCGCGGGTGCCGGGGTCGGCCGGACGCTCGCCCTGCACGGGGCGGACGCGCTCAACATCTGGCGGCCCGACGAGCTCGAGCACGACACCACCTACATCACCGCGAATGTCGGCGTCCGCTCGTCCACGGTGCACCCGCGCAGGCCCGAGGGCGCACGGCTGCTGCGCGAGCTGCTGGCCGGGGCGGACGTCTTCTACGCCAACCGCCGGCCCGGGTACCTGTCCTCGATCGGGTTCTCCGCGGAGGAGGCGGCCGCAGTGCGGCCCGGGATCGTGCACGCGACCAACACGCTCAACGGCGAGCGCGGGCCGTGGAAGGACCGGGTCGGGTTCGACCAGACCGCCGGCTCCTTGACCGGCATGGCGCACCTCGAAGGCGGCGGTGGCGAGCCGCGGCTCTCCCCGATCCTCGTCGTCAACGACTACATCGTGTCCTGGCTGACCACCGCCGGGGTGGTCGCCGCGCTGCGGCGCCGAGCCGTCGAGGGCGGGAGCTGGAAGGTCCACGTCTCGCTGACCCGGGTCGCGCTGTGGATCCTGGAGCTGGGCGTCTTCGACCTGGACTACGCGAGGTCGGTGGCCGGGACGGGCGAGGAGCACGCCTACCTGGACCCGGAGACGTTCACCGCCGACACCCCGCTCGGGGCGTACCAGGGCGTGACGGACCAGGTCCGGATGAGCGAGACCCCCGGCCGGTACCGGCACATCCTGGTCCCCCGGGGCGCGAGCCGCCCCGCCTGGCTGTAG
- a CDS encoding YggT family protein: protein MIVASVVGLVLVLFQLVLLARVVVDWIGVLSPGGGGSALYQARRITHGITEPVIEPVRRVLKPVRFGSVAIDLAFVAVFVAVILLRTVVVPLIPF from the coding sequence GTGATCGTGGCAAGTGTGGTCGGGCTGGTCCTGGTCCTGTTCCAACTCGTGCTCCTGGCCCGGGTGGTCGTCGACTGGATCGGCGTGCTGTCCCCCGGCGGTGGCGGCAGCGCCCTCTACCAGGCGCGGCGGATCACCCACGGCATCACCGAGCCGGTCATCGAGCCGGTCCGGCGGGTGCTCAAGCCGGTGCGGTTCGGGTCCGTCGCGATCGACCTGGCGTTCGTCGCCGTGTTCGTCGCGGTGATCCTGCTCCGCACCGTCGTGGTGCCGCTGATCCCGTTCTGA
- a CDS encoding cytochrome P450 family protein, which produces MTSTVPTTSEPIELGEDFLADPHALYRVLRDERPVARAVTPLGLRVWLVTRHADAREALNDPRLSKDGGRFMELLDRHSVAPDRRMAFADSLAGHMLNSDPPDHTRLRKLVNRAFTVRAISRMRPRIEAIAHALADDMEARATAGDGTVDLLDTFAFPLPMTVICELLGVPEGERDAFRRWSNTLLSAGAAQERGAAGAAMAEFLARLVADKAANPGDDMLSAIVQATEDADRLSPREATSMAFLLLVAGHETTVNLIGNGVLALLTHPEQLAELRADPGLTPAAVEEFLRFDGPVNLATLRYTTEPVTIGGTGIPAGEVVMVALTAANRDAERYPEPDALDLHRDTGQHVAFGYGIHHCLGAPLARLEGEIAFRTLLDRFPDLALAAEPETLAWRSSTLIRGLTSLPVRIRE; this is translated from the coding sequence ATGACGAGCACGGTGCCGACCACCAGCGAACCGATCGAACTCGGCGAGGACTTCCTGGCCGATCCGCACGCCCTCTACCGGGTGCTGCGCGACGAGCGTCCGGTCGCCCGCGCGGTGACGCCGCTCGGGCTCCGCGTCTGGCTGGTCACCCGGCACGCGGACGCGCGGGAGGCGCTGAACGACCCGCGGCTCTCCAAGGACGGCGGCCGGTTCATGGAGCTCCTCGACCGGCACTCCGTCGCTCCGGACAGGCGCATGGCGTTCGCGGACTCGCTGGCCGGGCACATGCTCAACAGCGACCCGCCGGACCACACCCGGCTGCGCAAGCTCGTCAACCGGGCCTTCACCGTGCGGGCGATCAGCAGGATGCGGCCGCGGATCGAGGCGATCGCCCACGCCCTCGCGGACGACATGGAGGCGCGCGCCACCGCCGGGGACGGGACCGTCGACCTGCTCGACACCTTCGCGTTCCCGCTGCCGATGACGGTGATCTGCGAGCTGCTCGGGGTGCCGGAGGGCGAGCGGGACGCGTTCCGGCGGTGGTCCAACACCCTGCTCTCCGCCGGGGCCGCGCAGGAGCGCGGCGCCGCCGGCGCGGCGATGGCGGAGTTCCTGGCGCGACTGGTCGCGGACAAGGCGGCGAACCCGGGCGACGACATGCTGTCGGCGATCGTGCAGGCGACCGAGGACGCCGACCGCCTCTCTCCGCGGGAGGCGACGTCGATGGCGTTCCTGCTGCTCGTCGCGGGGCACGAGACGACGGTGAACCTGATCGGCAACGGCGTCCTGGCCCTGCTCACGCACCCGGAGCAGCTCGCCGAGCTGCGCGCGGACCCCGGGCTCACGCCCGCCGCCGTCGAGGAGTTCCTGCGGTTCGACGGCCCGGTGAACCTCGCGACCCTGCGGTACACCACGGAGCCGGTGACGATCGGCGGCACCGGGATCCCGGCGGGCGAGGTCGTCATGGTGGCCCTGACCGCCGCGAACCGGGACGCGGAGCGCTACCCGGAGCCGGACGCGCTGGACCTGCACCGCGACACGGGCCAGCACGTCGCCTTCGGCTACGGGATCCACCACTGCCTCGGAGCCCCGCTGGCGAGGCTGGAGGGGGAGATCGCCTTCCGCACGCTCCTGGACCGCTTCCCCGACCTCGCCCTGGCCGCGGAGCCGGAGACCCTGGCCTGGCGGAGCAGCACGCTCATCCGGGGCCTGACGAGCCTTCCCGTGCGGATCCGGGAGTAG
- a CDS encoding acyclic terpene utilization AtuA family protein translates to MRAVRIGNFSGYLGDRYTAIDEALAGDPVDVLMGDYLAEVTLAALAVGHRRNSGGGYVAYFLDQLTPHLATISERGIKVVSNAGGFNPAGLAEALRAVIADAGVPLTVAHVEGDNVLDELATFHAEGHGMEHLDTGAPLKDWGVDPIAANAYLGGYGIAEALKAGVDIVVTGRVTDASLTAGPAAWWHGWTPDDFDALAGAVTAGHIIECGAHATGGNFSGFLTVPGMLKCGFPIAEIAEDGSSVITKHARDGGMVTVDTVTAQLVYEIQGPRYLNPDATVHLDTVQLSQVGKDRVAIAPVRGSAPPPTAKVAVFAPIGYEISQMLFCTAPNVTQKVALLRDQLRAQLDGHVDELDVTALGVAAEDPASQAEATVPIRVMATARDPEPLRRFPAAVGSLYLQGFPGFFHDGHAQRVSEPWPRIDYWPALLPSELVPHRAVLEDGTVLEAPVPSSSAIEPQPVQPEPPAPASSPGKRVPLGTLAYARSGDKGGNSNVGIWVPDPAAWEWLRTTLSTEGIRALIPEAKGCEIVRHEFPHLRAVHVVLKGLLGTGGSSNLRVDQIGKSVCEYVRAKYVTVPAELLA, encoded by the coding sequence ATGCGTGCGGTGCGGATCGGCAACTTTTCCGGGTACCTCGGCGACAGGTACACCGCCATCGACGAGGCGCTGGCGGGCGACCCCGTGGACGTCCTGATGGGCGACTACCTGGCCGAGGTCACCCTCGCCGCCCTCGCCGTGGGCCACCGCCGGAACTCGGGCGGCGGCTACGTCGCGTACTTCCTGGACCAGCTGACACCGCACCTGGCCACGATCTCGGAGCGCGGGATCAAGGTCGTCAGCAACGCCGGTGGCTTCAACCCGGCCGGGCTGGCCGAGGCGCTGCGCGCCGTGATCGCCGACGCCGGCGTGCCGCTGACGGTCGCGCACGTCGAGGGCGACAACGTCCTCGACGAGCTCGCGACCTTCCACGCGGAGGGCCACGGCATGGAGCACCTCGACACCGGCGCCCCGCTCAAGGACTGGGGCGTCGACCCGATCGCCGCCAACGCCTACCTCGGCGGGTACGGGATCGCCGAGGCCCTCAAGGCCGGCGTGGACATCGTCGTCACCGGGCGGGTCACCGACGCCTCGCTCACCGCCGGTCCCGCCGCGTGGTGGCACGGCTGGACCCCGGACGACTTCGACGCGCTCGCCGGCGCCGTCACCGCGGGCCACATCATCGAGTGCGGTGCCCACGCCACCGGCGGCAACTTCTCCGGTTTCCTCACCGTGCCGGGCATGCTGAAGTGCGGTTTCCCGATCGCGGAGATCGCCGAGGACGGCAGCAGCGTGATCACCAAGCACGCCCGCGACGGCGGCATGGTCACCGTCGACACCGTGACCGCCCAGCTCGTCTACGAGATCCAGGGCCCGCGCTACCTGAACCCGGACGCGACGGTGCACCTGGACACGGTGCAGCTCAGCCAGGTCGGGAAGGACCGGGTCGCGATCGCTCCGGTGAGGGGCTCGGCTCCCCCGCCGACGGCCAAGGTCGCGGTGTTCGCGCCCATCGGCTACGAGATCTCGCAGATGCTGTTCTGCACCGCCCCGAACGTCACCCAGAAGGTGGCGCTGCTGCGGGACCAGCTCCGGGCGCAGCTCGACGGCCACGTCGACGAGCTGGACGTGACGGCGCTCGGCGTCGCGGCGGAGGACCCCGCGTCGCAGGCGGAGGCGACCGTCCCGATCCGGGTCATGGCCACCGCCCGGGACCCGGAGCCGTTGCGCCGGTTCCCCGCTGCGGTGGGCAGCCTCTACCTGCAGGGATTCCCCGGCTTCTTCCACGACGGCCACGCGCAGCGGGTGAGCGAGCCCTGGCCTCGGATCGACTACTGGCCGGCCCTGCTGCCCTCGGAGCTCGTGCCGCACCGGGCCGTACTGGAGGACGGGACGGTCCTGGAGGCGCCGGTCCCGTCGTCGTCCGCGATCGAGCCGCAACCCGTGCAGCCCGAGCCGCCCGCCCCCGCGTCGAGCCCGGGGAAGCGGGTCCCGCTGGGCACGCTCGCCTACGCCCGCAGCGGGGACAAGGGCGGGAACTCGAACGTCGGGATCTGGGTGCCGGACCCGGCGGCCTGGGAGTGGCTGCGCACGACGCTGTCCACCGAGGGGATCCGCGCGCTGATCCCGGAGGCGAAGGGCTGCGAGATCGTCCGGCACGAGTTCCCGCACCTGCGGGCCGTCCACGTGGTGCTCAAGGGCCTGCTCGGGACGGGCGGCTCGTCGAACCTGCGGGTAGACCAGATCGGCAAGTCCGTGTGCGAGTACGTGCGGGCGAAGTACGTGACCGTACCCGCGGAGCTGCTCGCGTGA